A part of Desulfitibacter alkalitolerans DSM 16504 genomic DNA contains:
- a CDS encoding accessory gene regulator ArgB-like protein, which produces MRGISIHSLGYMVGAHIAKKVDQPDRANFLGYGAEILIGGIVKLAVLFLVSAVLGIVIEAALLLAVIAVVRTLSGGAHCSAYYRCLITSVLVFTTLGYTIKTMHPLMSLLPSAALAGIITLYTYLYWGYAPQAPLNKPFKSKAAETDFRCYTLIAVFSLSLIALLLGTESLTSWIIAGGLLWQAFTLTPAGHGFIKFMDVLLSPGREEVKNNVEAVNKSHV; this is translated from the coding sequence ATGCGCGGGATCTCCATTCACAGCCTGGGGTATATGGTTGGAGCCCATATAGCCAAAAAGGTTGATCAACCTGATAGGGCTAATTTCCTTGGCTACGGTGCGGAAATTTTAATTGGCGGTATTGTAAAGCTGGCCGTTCTCTTCCTTGTCAGTGCTGTTTTAGGTATTGTTATAGAAGCTGCTCTTTTACTTGCTGTCATAGCTGTTGTGCGTACTTTATCAGGTGGTGCCCATTGCTCAGCCTATTACCGGTGCCTGATTACAAGTGTCCTTGTATTTACCACCCTGGGCTATACCATTAAGACCATGCATCCATTAATGAGTTTACTACCCTCAGCAGCTTTGGCCGGAATCATTACCTTATATACTTATTTATACTGGGGATATGCCCCCCAGGCACCCCTGAACAAACCATTTAAAAGCAAAGCTGCAGAAACAGACTTTCGCTGCTATACATTAATAGCAGTATTTAGTCTATCCCTAATCGCATTATTACTGGGAACTGAAAGCTTGACAAGCTGGATAATTGCAGGTGGTTTATTGTGGCAGGCCTTTACCTTGACCCCTGCAGGACATGGGTTTATTAAATTTATGGACGTCTTGCTCAGCCCTGGAAGGGAGGAGGTGAAGAACAATGTTGAAGCTGTTAACAAGAGCCATGTATAG
- the hypD gene encoding hydrogenase formation protein HypD: protein MKLHNTERNYSEKLKDIETLARGLPAVSIMEICGTHTMAIGRSGLRRVLPDNIRLISGPGCPVCVTHDREIDNYLELAKDKRVIIATFGDLLRVPGSKGTLNAARSQGAGVVVVYSTLEALRLASNNPDHEVVFLGVGFETTAPTAALSIIQAKSQGLGNYSVYSMHKLVPPALEALLCDGSVKLDGFICPGHVSTIIGTSPYTFVAEQYKKPCVITGFEIHDILDGLYLLLLQMRQNKAKIDIQYIRGVKPDGNPIARKTMDTVFRTGDVLWRGFGVIPNSGLHIREEYRDYDASVKFGLAMDHHYINEKEAICSCGDILKGLKTPNECDLFKGLCTPLNPFGPCMVSTEGACAAYYRYEA from the coding sequence ATGAAGCTTCACAATACTGAGAGGAATTATTCTGAAAAACTTAAAGACATTGAAACTCTAGCCCGGGGATTGCCTGCAGTTTCCATAATGGAAATTTGTGGGACCCATACCATGGCCATAGGCAGGAGCGGATTGCGAAGGGTACTTCCAGATAACATTAGACTCATTTCCGGGCCGGGATGTCCTGTATGTGTGACCCATGATAGGGAGATTGATAATTACCTGGAGCTAGCCAAAGACAAAAGGGTTATAATAGCAACCTTTGGGGACCTGCTGCGGGTGCCGGGGAGTAAAGGCACTCTAAATGCAGCAAGAAGCCAGGGTGCTGGTGTGGTGGTTGTTTATTCAACCCTAGAGGCATTAAGATTAGCCAGCAATAACCCTGATCATGAGGTGGTATTCCTGGGAGTTGGCTTTGAAACTACAGCTCCTACAGCAGCCTTGTCCATAATTCAAGCCAAAAGCCAGGGCCTTGGAAACTACTCTGTTTATTCCATGCATAAGCTTGTTCCTCCTGCGCTGGAGGCTCTCCTTTGTGATGGTTCGGTAAAGCTTGATGGTTTCATCTGCCCAGGCCATGTAAGTACAATTATTGGAACTTCTCCCTATACCTTTGTTGCAGAGCAGTATAAGAAGCCTTGTGTTATTACAGGTTTTGAAATCCATGACATATTAGATGGACTGTACCTTCTGCTGCTGCAAATGAGACAGAATAAGGCCAAAATAGATATTCAGTATATTAGAGGAGTAAAACCAGATGGGAATCCCATAGCCAGAAAGACCATGGACACAGTTTTTAGGACAGGTGATGTGCTGTGGAGAGGCTTTGGTGTGATACCCAACAGCGGCCTGCATATAAGAGAAGAATATAGAGATTACGATGCATCTGTGAAATTTGGTTTAGCAATGGATCATCATTATATAAATGAAAAAGAAGCAATTTGCTCATGTGGTGATATATTAAAGGGGTTAAAAACACCCAATGAATGTGATTTGTTTAAAGGCTTATGTACACCCCTTAATCCTTTTGGTCCATGTATGGTCTCAACTGAGGGAGCATGTGCTGCTTACTATCGTTATGAAGCTTAA
- a CDS encoding CoB--CoM heterodisulfide reductase iron-sulfur subunit A family protein encodes MQERVGVYICHCGSNIAGTVNVEKVTEEANGMENVVVARDYKYMCSDPGQNLIKQDIAEHKLTRVVVAACSPRMHEPTFRKAVQQGGLNGFLLEMANIREHCSWVSTNYDAATKKAAALTRAAVKRVVFHEPIEQREMPVNRTTLVVGGGIAGIQAALQIGGAGYPVVLVEKEPSIGGHMAQFDKTFPTMDCAACILTPKMVNADQDPNITLMTHSEVVEVDGFVGNYKIKIKKKPRYVKEDVCTGCNDCVEVCVYKNKIPSEFDAGLGKRSAIYIPFPQAVPLKAIVDADKCLMLTKGKCKQPCVTACQREAIDFEQKEEIVEIEAGAIILATGHDMFDPSIAPQWGFGIYDNVITSMQFERMTNASGPTQGKIVLKDGTKPKRVAVLHCIGSRDEKYHKHCSRVCCMSSVKFSHLAKEKLPEAEVYDLYMDMRTFGKQYEEFYNRVQDEGVTFIRGKGAEVTNIEGQLTVRVEDTLLGVYREIPVDMVILNSALIPRKDSDRVSQIFNISRGESGFFLESHIKLDPVKTTTEGVYIAGTCQSPKDIPDTVAQGSAAAAEAMAAIATGKVKISPIIAMLNQDICSGCKSCLNMCRYNAITFDEDKKVAYINEAVCKGCGTCATTCPSGAIAISHFTKEQIFAQIEGVCGL; translated from the coding sequence GTGCAGGAGAGAGTTGGTGTTTACATTTGTCATTGTGGAAGTAATATTGCCGGAACGGTAAATGTGGAAAAGGTTACTGAAGAGGCCAATGGCATGGAAAATGTGGTGGTTGCGCGGGATTACAAATACATGTGCTCGGACCCTGGCCAGAATCTTATTAAACAGGATATAGCTGAGCACAAGCTTACCAGGGTGGTTGTGGCAGCTTGTTCTCCCAGAATGCATGAGCCTACATTTAGAAAGGCAGTGCAGCAGGGTGGCTTAAACGGATTTTTACTGGAAATGGCCAATATTCGAGAGCACTGTTCATGGGTTTCCACTAATTATGATGCAGCAACTAAGAAGGCTGCAGCTTTAACAAGGGCTGCTGTTAAACGGGTGGTATTCCATGAGCCTATTGAACAGAGGGAAATGCCTGTTAATAGAACTACCCTGGTGGTGGGCGGAGGAATAGCAGGCATTCAGGCGGCACTGCAAATAGGGGGAGCTGGTTATCCGGTGGTACTGGTAGAGAAGGAGCCGTCCATTGGGGGACACATGGCCCAGTTTGATAAGACCTTTCCCACCATGGATTGTGCAGCCTGTATTTTAACTCCTAAAATGGTAAATGCAGATCAAGACCCCAACATAACTTTAATGACCCATTCTGAGGTGGTAGAAGTAGACGGCTTTGTGGGTAATTATAAGATTAAAATCAAGAAAAAACCAAGATATGTAAAAGAGGATGTCTGTACTGGCTGTAATGATTGTGTCGAGGTTTGTGTATACAAAAACAAAATACCAAGTGAGTTTGATGCAGGATTAGGTAAGAGAAGTGCCATATATATACCCTTTCCCCAGGCAGTTCCCTTAAAGGCCATTGTAGATGCAGACAAGTGCCTCATGCTGACTAAAGGCAAATGCAAGCAGCCCTGTGTGACAGCCTGTCAGAGGGAAGCCATAGATTTTGAACAAAAGGAAGAAATAGTGGAAATTGAAGCAGGAGCTATTATCCTTGCCACAGGTCATGACATGTTTGATCCCAGCATTGCTCCCCAGTGGGGTTTTGGGATCTATGATAACGTTATCACAAGTATGCAGTTTGAAAGGATGACCAATGCATCTGGTCCAACCCAGGGGAAAATTGTTCTCAAGGATGGGACCAAGCCCAAGAGGGTTGCCGTACTCCACTGCATAGGCAGCAGAGACGAAAAGTATCACAAGCATTGTTCCAGGGTATGCTGCATGAGCTCTGTGAAATTCTCTCACCTGGCCAAGGAAAAGCTTCCTGAAGCAGAGGTCTATGATTTATATATGGATATGCGAACCTTTGGAAAGCAGTATGAGGAATTTTATAACAGGGTCCAAGATGAAGGCGTTACATTTATTCGTGGAAAGGGAGCGGAAGTTACAAATATTGAAGGCCAATTGACTGTCAGGGTTGAGGATACTTTACTAGGGGTATACAGGGAAATTCCAGTAGACATGGTCATTCTAAATAGCGCCCTGATTCCTAGAAAGGATAGTGACAGGGTAAGTCAAATCTTTAACATCTCCCGGGGAGAATCAGGGTTCTTCCTGGAGTCCCATATCAAGCTGGACCCTGTTAAAACCACAACTGAAGGTGTCTATATTGCTGGGACCTGTCAAAGTCCCAAGGATATTCCCGATACAGTGGCGCAGGGTTCTGCTGCAGCTGCCGAGGCAATGGCGGCTATAGCAACAGGAAAGGTAAAAATATCACCAATTATAGCCATGTTAAATCAGGATATTTGTTCAGGCTGTAAGAGCTGTCTCAACATGTGCAGGTATAATGCAATTACCTTTGATGAGGACAAAAAGGTGGCCTATATTAATGAAGCTGTCTGTAAGGGCTGCGGTACCTGTGCCACTACATGTCCATCAGGTGCAATTGCCATTTCCCATTTTACCAAGGAGCAAATATTCGCTCAGATAGAGGGGGTTTGTGGATTATGA
- a CDS encoding HypC/HybG/HupF family hydrogenase formation chaperone, producing MSMCLAVPFKIISTDGEMAVVEVNGLTQNISIALTPEALPGDWVLVHAGYAIHKIDEAEAKETLKLWEEIHEASQY from the coding sequence ATGAGCATGTGTCTGGCAGTACCCTTTAAAATAATAAGTACTGATGGGGAAATGGCAGTTGTGGAGGTCAATGGCTTGACACAAAATATTTCCATTGCCTTAACGCCCGAGGCACTTCCAGGTGATTGGGTGTTAGTCCATGCAGGATATGCCATTCATAAAATTGACGAGGCTGAGGCAAAAGAGACCCTTAAGCTGTGGGAGGAAATCCATGAAGCTTCACAATACTGA
- a CDS encoding oxidoreductase, producing the protein MPKLKVAAYWAADCGGCGVAILDINERILALAEAADIVFWPLALDPKVEDVKAMKDKEIDVCLFSGAIRNDENHEMAELLRRKSKILISFGSCACFGGIPALANLFTREEILRRVYLETESTNNPEKIYPRTHFNAPEGELDIPEFYDHVYTLDQVVDVEYYIPGCAPLPDTIWAAVSALIGGAVPAKGTIFAGSKTLCDECSKVKQEKKITDIKRPIEIMMDSEKCLLEQELICLGPVTRGGCGGRCTAMDMPCRGCFGPTEGSLDQGAKLIGTIGSLIDSNDPGEIKRIVDKILDPAGTFYRFTLAGSMLQGKRREGVS; encoded by the coding sequence TTGCCTAAGCTGAAGGTTGCTGCCTACTGGGCAGCTGATTGTGGAGGATGTGGAGTTGCCATATTGGACATAAATGAAAGGATACTGGCCCTGGCTGAAGCGGCAGACATTGTTTTTTGGCCATTGGCTCTAGATCCCAAGGTTGAGGATGTTAAGGCCATGAAAGACAAGGAAATCGATGTATGTCTTTTTAGCGGTGCCATAAGAAATGACGAAAACCATGAGATGGCAGAGCTTTTGCGCAGGAAATCCAAGATACTTATCTCCTTTGGCTCATGTGCATGCTTTGGAGGCATCCCTGCACTGGCCAATCTCTTCACCAGAGAAGAGATTCTAAGAAGAGTATACCTGGAAACAGAGTCAACCAATAACCCGGAAAAAATCTATCCCAGAACACACTTTAACGCACCAGAAGGGGAACTGGACATACCTGAATTTTATGACCATGTATATACTTTAGATCAGGTAGTAGATGTGGAGTATTATATTCCAGGCTGTGCACCCCTTCCAGATACTATCTGGGCAGCTGTGAGTGCACTAATAGGCGGGGCTGTTCCTGCAAAGGGTACCATCTTTGCAGGCAGCAAAACATTATGTGATGAGTGCTCCAAGGTAAAACAGGAGAAAAAGATTACTGACATTAAAAGGCCCATAGAAATTATGATGGATTCAGAAAAATGTCTCTTAGAGCAGGAATTAATCTGCCTTGGCCCTGTTACCAGGGGTGGCTGTGGCGGCAGGTGTACTGCCATGGATATGCCCTGCAGGGGCTGTTTTGGCCCAACTGAAGGCAGCCTTGATCAGGGTGCCAAGCTCATAGGCACCATAGGGTCTCTTATAGACAGCAACGACCCCGGGGAAATAAAAAGGATAGTTGATAAAATATTAGATCCGGCTGGCACATTCTATAGATTTACCCTTGCAGGCTCCATGCTGCAGGGGAAAAGAAGGGAGGGTGTATCATGA
- a CDS encoding cyclic lactone autoinducer peptide: MLKLLTRAMYSGAAAVFALVAMTNIGTTSWFMMYQPVPPKKY, translated from the coding sequence ATGTTGAAGCTGTTAACAAGAGCCATGTATAGCGGAGCAGCTGCAGTATTTGCCCTGGTTGCCATGACTAATATTGGTACAACAAGTTGGTTCATGATGTATCAGCCAGTTCCTCCCAAGAAATACTAG
- a CDS encoding hydrogenase maturation protease: MPVGQAEQAQEAQKMEIMGKKVVIGLGNPILSDDGVGIFAARELEKSLLGDASVDVIEASLAGFNLLDLFLGYEEAILIDSIKTRGGRVGDIYEFSPETLKNTIRLASIHDLNLATLLEFGRMMNMPVPEKITILAIEIEDNTNFKEGCCEPVAAAIPEVVERVKKLLGGQA; encoded by the coding sequence ATGCCAGTAGGTCAAGCAGAGCAAGCACAAGAGGCACAAAAAATGGAAATAATGGGGAAAAAGGTTGTCATAGGCCTGGGAAACCCAATCTTAAGTGATGATGGCGTGGGCATATTTGCTGCCAGAGAACTGGAAAAGAGCCTTTTAGGTGATGCTTCAGTAGATGTAATAGAAGCATCCCTGGCAGGCTTTAACCTGCTGGATTTGTTCCTGGGCTATGAGGAAGCAATCTTGATTGATTCCATTAAAACCAGAGGGGGCAGGGTTGGGGACATCTATGAGTTTTCTCCCGAAACCTTAAAGAATACAATACGCCTGGCCTCAATACATGACCTGAACCTGGCTACCCTGTTGGAATTTGGCAGGATGATGAACATGCCTGTCCCAGAGAAAATAACCATCCTGGCCATAGAGATAGAGGATAACACCAACTTCAAGGAGGGCTGCTGTGAGCCAGTTGCAGCAGCCATACCAGAAGTAGTGGAAAGAGTAAAAAAACTCCTTGGGGGTCAGGCTTGA
- the hypE gene encoding hydrogenase expression/formation protein HypE: MDTITLAHGSGGRLSRELIEEIIYPIFNNNNGHELYDSALLPLKKGTIAMTTDSFVISPIFFPGGNIGKLAACGTINDLAAAGAIPKYMSVGLIIEEGFLIKDLQEILISLYETAVEADVYVVTGDTKIVERGSADRIYINTSGIGIVPEGASVSPKNINVDDLVIVNGTIGDHGMAILSCREGLSFGVNLKSDCTPLNGLVKELLDVGGISCMRDPTRGGLASILLELAHQSGTKMEICEKAIPLHPSVRAGCDMLGLDPLYLANEGKLAIIANPSKEEEIMRVLQSHPLGKNAQVIGRVASRDLKGTVLLETDLGVKRPLMLLEGEELPRIC; the protein is encoded by the coding sequence ATGGATACAATTACTCTAGCCCATGGAAGTGGAGGCAGACTTTCCAGGGAGCTCATTGAAGAAATCATATATCCGATTTTTAATAATAACAATGGTCATGAGTTGTATGATTCTGCCCTGCTGCCCCTTAAAAAGGGCACAATTGCCATGACCACAGATAGTTTTGTCATATCTCCAATATTTTTTCCCGGGGGGAACATAGGCAAATTGGCTGCTTGCGGCACAATAAACGACCTGGCAGCTGCAGGTGCCATCCCCAAATACATGAGTGTGGGTTTGATTATAGAAGAAGGGTTTTTAATAAAGGATTTGCAGGAAATACTAATATCTTTATATGAGACAGCTGTAGAGGCAGATGTGTATGTTGTGACAGGTGATACAAAAATAGTTGAAAGGGGGAGTGCGGATAGGATTTACATTAACACCTCAGGAATTGGGATAGTCCCGGAGGGTGCTTCTGTATCTCCAAAAAATATTAATGTTGATGATCTGGTAATCGTTAATGGAACCATAGGTGACCATGGCATGGCCATACTAAGCTGCAGAGAGGGCTTATCCTTTGGAGTGAACCTGAAAAGTGATTGTACACCATTAAATGGACTGGTAAAAGAGCTGCTTGATGTTGGAGGGATTTCATGTATGCGAGATCCCACTCGAGGGGGACTGGCAAGCATTTTACTAGAGCTGGCACATCAGTCTGGAACGAAAATGGAAATTTGTGAAAAGGCAATTCCCCTGCACCCCTCAGTAAGAGCCGGGTGTGATATGTTAGGCCTTGATCCCCTCTACCTTGCCAATGAGGGCAAGCTTGCTATTATTGCCAATCCCAGTAAGGAGGAAGAAATAATGAGAGTGCTGCAATCCCATCCACTGGGCAAAAATGCACAGGTTATTGGCAGGGTTGCCTCAAGGGATTTAAAAGGTACGGTATTGCTGGAAACGGATTTGGGAGTTAAAAGACCTCTAATGCTGTTGGAAGGAGAGGAGCTGCCTAGAATTTGTTGA
- a CDS encoding nickel-dependent hydrogenase large subunit — protein MKKITIDPITRLEGHGKIAIFLNEEGNVENSYVQIPELRGFEKFCEGRPIEEVVRIVPRICGVUPQAHHLAGVKALDRVYKVDPPRTAKLLREIMYSAQYVHSHIAHFYALAAPDFVVGPDADPAERNILGVVAKVGLEIGGEVIKHRAYAQKIQAMIGSKATHPITGLPGGMSKGINAEQRDEILTMAKSCLEFARASLKIFEDVVLKNKGYVDLIMSDAYQLNTYSMGLVDENNQMNFYEGKIRVVDPEGKEVARFDASEYLNYIEEHVEPWTYLKIPYLKSVGWKGFTDGKDSGIYRVAPLGRINVSDGMATPLANEAYGKLVDTFGGKPIQATLAFHWARLVELLYAAERLVELAEDEEVISPNFRVLPTETPGEGVGVVEAPRGTLFHHYVADENGMTRKINLIVGTTNNYGAINMSIGKAAKGLIKNGEVNQGLLNMVEMAFRAYDPCFSCATHSLPGKAPLEINIYDSRGNLQEKICQ, from the coding sequence ATGAAAAAGATTACAATAGATCCCATTACACGTTTAGAAGGACATGGCAAAATAGCCATCTTTCTAAATGAAGAGGGCAATGTGGAAAATTCCTATGTGCAGATTCCAGAATTAAGAGGCTTTGAAAAGTTTTGTGAGGGAAGACCTATTGAAGAGGTTGTGAGAATAGTACCTAGAATCTGCGGGGTCTGACCGCAAGCTCACCACCTGGCAGGTGTGAAAGCGTTAGACAGGGTTTACAAGGTAGACCCTCCAAGGACGGCAAAACTGTTAAGAGAAATCATGTATTCAGCCCAGTATGTCCATTCCCATATTGCTCACTTCTATGCACTGGCTGCCCCTGATTTTGTTGTGGGCCCAGATGCAGACCCGGCTGAGAGAAATATCCTTGGCGTTGTTGCCAAAGTAGGATTGGAGATAGGAGGCGAGGTTATCAAGCATCGTGCCTATGCACAAAAAATTCAGGCCATGATAGGCAGCAAGGCTACCCATCCCATAACAGGTCTACCTGGTGGAATGAGCAAGGGGATAAATGCCGAACAAAGGGATGAAATATTGACAATGGCAAAATCCTGTCTGGAATTTGCCAGGGCTTCTCTAAAGATATTTGAGGATGTGGTGCTGAAGAATAAAGGGTACGTGGACCTCATTATGAGTGATGCCTATCAGCTAAATACCTACTCCATGGGACTTGTCGATGAGAATAATCAGATGAACTTCTATGAGGGTAAGATACGGGTGGTAGATCCAGAAGGAAAAGAAGTGGCCAGGTTTGATGCATCTGAATATCTAAATTATATAGAAGAGCATGTGGAACCATGGACATATCTTAAAATTCCCTATTTGAAGTCAGTGGGCTGGAAGGGCTTTACAGACGGCAAGGATAGCGGCATCTATCGTGTTGCGCCCCTTGGCAGAATTAACGTATCTGACGGTATGGCCACTCCCCTGGCCAATGAGGCCTACGGCAAGCTGGTTGATACCTTTGGCGGAAAGCCCATCCAGGCTACCCTTGCCTTCCATTGGGCTCGTCTGGTAGAGCTTTTATATGCAGCGGAACGGCTTGTTGAGCTGGCAGAAGATGAGGAGGTCATTAGTCCAAACTTTAGAGTTCTTCCTACTGAAACCCCAGGAGAAGGTGTTGGTGTTGTAGAAGCACCCAGGGGTACCCTATTCCACCATTATGTGGCTGATGAAAATGGCATGACCAGGAAGATCAATTTAATTGTCGGCACAACAAATAATTATGGTGCAATCAACATGAGTATTGGCAAGGCTGCCAAGGGACTTATCAAGAATGGGGAAGTTAACCAGGGCTTGCTAAACATGGTGGAAATGGCTTTCAGGGCATATGACCCCTGCTTTTCCTGTGCCACCCACTCACTGCCGGGCAAGGCTCCCCTGGAAATAAACATCTATGACAGCCGGGGCAATTTGCAGGAGAAAATATGCCAGTAG
- a CDS encoding 4Fe-4S dicluster domain-containing protein produces the protein MVAIPVLKQEQLDESFISAIKSVPGGEKIVQCIQCGTCSGSCPSSFQMEFTPRKMILMGMVGMKREVLSSKAIWLCASCYSCSVRCPRGIPVTEIIYLLKNMAIEQGYVDKKLPGPVLYKTFNKLVTDNGRLNEGKLMTIFALKTNPMKMLGMAPLGVKLLVRGRMHLTAPSIANKEEFRRILSRLREGRK, from the coding sequence ATGGTTGCTATACCTGTACTTAAACAGGAACAGCTAGATGAAAGCTTTATTAGTGCCATCAAAAGTGTGCCAGGAGGAGAAAAGATAGTCCAATGTATCCAGTGTGGAACCTGTTCAGGAAGCTGTCCGTCCAGCTTCCAGATGGAGTTTACACCAAGGAAAATGATACTTATGGGTATGGTTGGAATGAAGAGGGAGGTTTTAAGCAGTAAGGCAATCTGGCTATGTGCATCGTGCTATTCATGCAGTGTTCGTTGTCCGCGAGGTATTCCTGTCACAGAAATCATTTATCTATTAAAAAATATGGCTATTGAACAGGGGTATGTTGACAAAAAACTGCCTGGACCTGTACTTTACAAGACTTTTAACAAGCTGGTTACAGATAATGGACGGTTAAATGAAGGAAAGCTCATGACCATCTTTGCACTTAAGACAAATCCAATGAAAATGCTTGGCATGGCACCCCTGGGAGTAAAGCTGCTGGTAAGGGGGAGGATGCATTTAACTGCTCCGTCAATAGCAAATAAAGAGGAATTCCGGAGAATACTTTCCCGGTTAAGGGAGGGAAGGAAATGA
- a CDS encoding CoB--CoM heterodisulfide reductase iron-sulfur subunit B family protein, with product MIYSYYPGCSLHGAALDYQMSIDESCKKLGMELLEIKDWNCCGATAAAAEDQKMALALAGLNLMKCKQEELVVSCNACYMRLSQVHVKFAKYPDLANELTQLLTGGNDKSIITKPKVKHLLQIFMEDIGLDRIQKEVVNPLKDLEVVPYYGCQIVRPGGFDDPEQPTSLDELLAGLGAKVLPYYRKTRCCGNSLVISNEDLALKMIKELLDEAKEAGARAVAVTCPVCQLNLDAYQDKVSKKYGKTYDIPVIYFTQLMGVAFGISKEKLGLNKSIVSSNKVLKSVV from the coding sequence ATGATATATTCATATTATCCAGGCTGTTCGCTTCATGGTGCAGCATTAGACTATCAAATGTCCATTGATGAATCCTGCAAAAAGTTAGGAATGGAATTGTTAGAAATTAAGGACTGGAATTGCTGCGGGGCTACAGCTGCTGCAGCAGAGGATCAAAAAATGGCCCTGGCCCTGGCAGGTCTAAATCTAATGAAGTGCAAACAGGAGGAACTCGTAGTATCCTGTAATGCATGCTATATGAGGCTGAGTCAGGTTCATGTTAAATTTGCAAAATATCCAGATCTGGCAAATGAGCTAACCCAATTGCTTACAGGTGGTAATGACAAGAGTATAATAACAAAACCAAAGGTCAAACACCTGCTGCAGATTTTCATGGAGGATATAGGTTTGGATAGAATCCAAAAAGAAGTTGTCAATCCGCTCAAGGATTTAGAGGTAGTGCCCTACTACGGCTGCCAGATTGTCAGACCTGGTGGATTTGATGATCCGGAACAGCCAACATCTCTTGATGAGTTGTTAGCAGGTCTGGGGGCAAAGGTCTTACCCTACTATCGCAAAACAAGGTGCTGCGGCAACTCCCTGGTTATTTCCAATGAGGACCTTGCCTTGAAGATGATCAAGGAACTGCTGGATGAAGCCAAAGAGGCAGGTGCAAGGGCTGTGGCTGTTACATGTCCGGTATGTCAATTAAATCTTGATGCCTATCAAGACAAGGTGAGCAAAAAGTATGGCAAAACCTATGACATCCCTGTAATTTATTTTACCCAGCTAATGGGAGTAGCTTTTGGCATCAGTAAAGAGAAGCTTGGCTTAAACAAGAGTATTGTATCATCAAATAAAGTATTAAAAAGCGTTGTATAG
- a CDS encoding hydrogenase iron-sulfur subunit: MSENKGFEPNIVGFLCNWCSYAGADLAGISRFKYPENIKIIRVMCSSRVDPLFVMKAFKDGADGVLVSGUHIGDCHYLDGNVKTLRREPLLSKMLEQLGIERERFKLVWVSASEGENFAKIVADMTQEIKQLGPMKVSKGGEKLA; encoded by the coding sequence ATGAGTGAAAACAAGGGTTTTGAGCCCAATATTGTAGGCTTTCTCTGCAACTGGTGCTCCTATGCAGGAGCAGATCTAGCCGGCATCTCCCGTTTTAAGTATCCTGAAAATATTAAGATTATCAGGGTAATGTGCAGCAGCAGGGTTGATCCATTGTTTGTCATGAAGGCTTTTAAAGATGGAGCAGATGGTGTCCTTGTCAGTGGCTGACACATTGGAGATTGTCATTACCTGGATGGTAATGTAAAAACCTTAAGAAGAGAACCACTTTTATCTAAGATGCTTGAACAACTAGGCATTGAAAGGGAACGCTTCAAGCTTGTATGGGTATCTGCTTCAGAAGGTGAGAATTTTGCAAAAATCGTTGCAGATATGACCCAGGAGATAAAACAACTAGGCCCAATGAAGGTGTCCAAGGGAGGGGAGAAACTTGCCTAA